Within the bacterium genome, the region GGGTCCTGCAGGTGCAGGTCGAGGTGGTCGCGGATCACCATGAGGTCGCCGGGGCGGTAGTAGCGGTTCAGGCCGCCGGCGGCGTTGGTCACCACGACCGCGTCCACGTCCAGGCAGGCCAGCACCGCGGTGGGCAGCAGCAGCTCGTCCCAGGGCAGGCCCTCGTAGGGGTGCAGGCGGCCCTGCATGACGACGACCCGGCGGCCGCCGGCCTCGCCGGCCACCAGGCGGCCGCGGTGCTCGGCCACGGTGGTCGTCGCCCAGCCGGGGATCCCGGCGTAGTCGATCGCGTGCGCCCCGTCGACCGCGTCGACGAAGTTGCCCAGGCCGCTGCCCAGGATCAGGCCGGTGCCGCCCGTGAAGCCGCGTTCGCGCAACCAGTCGGCCGCCTCCTGCACGCGACCGCGCCAGAGGTCGCTCAACCGGCCGGCGCGCCCGGCGTTGCGGTCCGCGGTCATACGACCTCCAGCTCGTCGAGGTCGAACTTGTCACGCAGGGACAGGAAGGCGCCGGCGGCCTCGCGGATCAGGTCGGCCTTGACCGCCTGCGGCAGGAACGCGCTCTTGAAGCCGTTGAGCAGCAGGGTCTCGGTCTCCAGCAGGTTCAGGTCGAAGGCGTCCACGGCGCGGCGCAGCTCCGACAGCAGCGACGTGCGGGCGAACAGCGTGTTGTCGGTGTTGAGCGTGACGCGCAGGCCCAGGTCCAGGTAGCGGCGCAGCGGGTGCTCCC harbors:
- a CDS encoding purine-nucleoside phosphorylase; protein product: MTADRNAGRAGRLSDLWRGRVQEAADWLRERGFTGGTGLILGSGLGNFVDAVDGAHAIDYAGIPGWATTTVAEHRGRLVAGEAGGRRVVVMQGRLHPYEGLPWDELLLPTAVLACLDVDAVVVTNAAGGLNRYYRPGDLMVIRDHLDLHLQDP